Genomic segment of Cytophagia bacterium CHB2:
TGAAACTTGGCACTTTGGCCTTGCTTTGGCAAAAAGTTTTTTTTACTGTAGCAGCCAACAAAACTGTGTAAAGCATAGCAGGCAAAATAATGGTTCGCTAGGATGATCAGGAAATAATTCTACCAGCAAGAATTTAGCTAAATGAACCCAGAACAAAAAAACCGCCCACAGAAATTAAGCTTTTTGAGTTCAATTCAGTGGGCGAAAACTTCAAACGGCTAAATTCTTACTTCTGCAAACAAATCATTCTGCTTTTTTGGGAGCAAAGATCAATATGACATTTCCCACTTTGACTGACATTCGCGCCGCGGCCGAGCGCATCAAGCCGCATGCGCATCGCACGCCGGTGATGACATGCGAGAGCATCGATCGCATGGTCAATGCTCAACTGTTTTTTAAGTGTGAAAATTTGCAGAAAATCGGGGCGTTCAAGTTTCGCGGCGCGTGCAACGCGGTGTTCTCGTTGAGTGAATCAGAACTGGCGCGAGGAGTTGCGACACATTCTTCCGGCAATCATGCAGCAGCCTTGTCGCTGGCGGCCAGATTGCGTGGCGCGCCGGCCTTCATCGTCATGCCTAAAACCGCGCCGCGTATCAAGAAGCTGGCGGTGGAAGGCTACGGCGGCAAGATTGTTTTCTGTGAGCCAACTCTGGCGGCGCGTGAAGCAACCCTGGCGCGAGTCGTGGCAGAAACCGGCGCAACCGTGGTGCATCCGTTCAATGATGAACGCGTTATCGCGGGACAGGGCACGGCTACGCTGGAATTGTTGCAAGAAGTGGATGATGTCGACGTTGTGCTGGCGCCGGTGGGCGGAGGCGGGTTGTTGAGCGGCACCGCCATCGCAGTTGCCGGGATTTCACCGCAAACAAAAGTAATTGCCGCTGAACCGGCCGGCGCAGATGATGCCTATCGTTCGCTGCAGGAGGGCAAGATCATGCCTTCGACCAATCCCAAAACGATTGCAGACGGCTTGCTCACCTCGCTGTGTGAATTGACTTTTGGCATTATTCGCGGTCACGTGCAACAAATCGTAACCGTCAGCGAGCAGAACATCATTACCGCGATGCGGCACATTTGGGAACGCATGAAAATCATCGTTGAACCTTCAGCGGCAGTTGTGCTGGGCGCGCTGTTGGAAAACAAATTCGATTTTGCCGGCAAGCGCCTGGGCTTGATTCTCTCCGGCGGTAATTGCGATTTGGAAAAGCTGCCCTGGCTGCCGCAGTGAGATTGTTGCGCATTCGACGAACTCCAACCCCGACACCTTTCGTCCACTGAATTCGAACTCCTACCAATGTGTCATCCTGCAAGGATCCTGTGAAGATTGGAGCACGGTACCATGTGCTTCACAGGGTTCCTTCTTCGAATGACACGCAGCATGCTCTCCACCTCCTCCTTTACACTTTCTTGACCTTCTGACTCCCAACCTTGGTGGCAGCTTGACGCCCCAAGATGTTATATTGCGGCAACAATTTCGGAGGTTTCGGCGTGGATATTTTCTATGTGCTGTTGCTGCTCCTGTTTCTTGCCGCTTCACTTGGGTTGATCAAGCTTTGTCAAAAAGGGAACGTGGACTTTCATGTCCGCAATACGCTCCGCGCGCGGTCAGAAGCAGGATAAAATCGCCGCGCTCGATGCCGGCGCGGATGACTATCTCACCAAACCGTTCGGCGTTGGCGAATTGCTGGCGCGGCTGCGGGTGGCGCTGCGTCATGCCGCCCGCGCGGCCGGCGAACCCGAAGATCCCGTGATCGTGTTGGGCGAATTGCGTATCGATCTGGCGCGGCGACAAGTGTTCTTGGCCGAAACCGAAATTCACCTCACGCCCATCGAATTCAAATTGCTCGCAACATTGGCAAAACATGCCGGCAAGGTTTTAACGCATCAACAATTGCTAAAAGAAGCGTGGGGTCAAACGCACAGCCAGGAAAGCCACAATTTGCGCGTTCATATCGCGCAGTTGCGGCGCAAACTTGAGGCAGATACCGCGCGCCCGCGCTATTTGCTCACTGAGCCGGGGGTGGGTTACAGACTAAGAGATGAAGGAGTGAAATAATGGCCAGAATCCATGACATCCAGTCGGTTGAAGCGGACGAGAATTATTTATACCTCGACGTTGACGGCAAATCGTATCGCATCCGATGGAAAGACTGTTCGTTGAGATCGGCAAATGCCAACCTGGATCAACGAAAGCGTTTTGAGGTTGCGCCCTCCGGCTATGGCATTCATTGGCCGGAGATCGACGAAGACCTGGCAATTTCGCCATTACTTCAACATGCCGAAACTTTGGGAATGGAAATTTTGGAGGCAAATTCCCAATAAAAAAGGCCCGAGTCATTCGACCCGAGCCTCTTGGCTGTGAGGGGGAGCCACAGTCGTTTGAACCGACATTCCGTGTCAGTACATTCCTTTTTTCTTCTGCCCTTTTCTTTAGCAAGCCGCGTGCCGAATTTTTGAGTCATTCACTTTTTACTAAATGAGCCTTTTCCCAGGCAATAAAACATTGACTTCGTTGCTCTTATTACGAGTGAGTACACAGTCCGCTCTGCTTTTTGAGAGCCCGGCTATTGTCGCGGCTTAATAAGGAATACGAATTCGAAATCATTCGTGTAATTCTGATACACAAATCGTAAGCCCTCCTGCCTCAGTCTTTGCGTGCCGTGACATTTTTGTGTGACGACAACATACTTTCCCGACGACTTTCTTTAAATCAACACATTTCTCACAAAAATGTAAGCGTTAGAAATCGCATTCCCCAAAATATTTTACCTTTTTGCAGCCCAAGGCCTGGCTTGTTTGAGCACGTTTGAATTTTGCTCACGAAACACGCAAAAAAGCGCGCAAACTTTTCGCAGATTTCGCATGTCTCGCGGGCCATACAAATTAATCTGTCTTGAGTTGGGACAGTCTCACAAATTTTACCGCCGCTGTGTCAATTCCGTGCGTTACAACTTGATGGGTTAAGCAGACGATTCCTCCGCCAACTCAAAAATTTCCTCGATGCGCTGGCCGAACAAGCGCGCCATTTTAAAGGCGAGCGGCAAACTCGGATCGTATTTTTCCGTTTCGATGGCGTTGATGGTCTGGCGCGACACCCCAAGCTTTTCCGCCAACTCTGCTTGCGACCAGTCGCGTTCGGCGCGCAGCACGCGTAGCCGGTTTTTCATAGTCTTGCCTCCTCATTCATAGCGTTTGCGCGCGATCGCTAATCCGATAAAATAAAACATCGTCAAAAATGGCCAGATGTGACGATAACTCCAATTCTCCGGCGAGAGCGGAACAGCCAGTTCCAGCAAGCCGAGCGTCATGATCAGCAGAATCGCCAGCGGAAACGCGATGACCAGCGCTTCGAGTTGGATGCGCCGCTCCAGCTCATCCAATGCCTTTAGGCCGCGAATAAATGAAAGAAGAAACAATGCAAAAACCGGAATCGGCAGCAACGCCACGGTTACGCGCAGCGGTTGCGCCAAATCAGGTTGCTTGAGCACGAGGCGCGCTATAAAATAAAGCACAAGAAAAACGGCAACTGCCAAAAGTGGTTTGGGAACGCGGCTGGCTTTTGTGGTCATGGCTATTCTCCTTTCTAGTAAAGTTTAATTGACACATCAATTATAAAGCAAGTTTGTCTATTTGTCAAGTATATTTTACTTATTGTGAAAAATTTTTTTCCTCA
This window contains:
- a CDS encoding pyridoxal-phosphate dependent enzyme; translation: MTFPTLTDIRAAAERIKPHAHRTPVMTCESIDRMVNAQLFFKCENLQKIGAFKFRGACNAVFSLSESELARGVATHSSGNHAAALSLAARLRGAPAFIVMPKTAPRIKKLAVEGYGGKIVFCEPTLAAREATLARVVAETGATVVHPFNDERVIAGQGTATLELLQEVDDVDVVLAPVGGGGLLSGTAIAVAGISPQTKVIAAEPAGADDAYRSLQEGKIMPSTNPKTIADGLLTSLCELTFGIIRGHVQQIVTVSEQNIITAMRHIWERMKIIVEPSAAVVLGALLENKFDFAGKRLGLILSGGNCDLEKLPWLPQ
- a CDS encoding response regulator, translating into MSAIRSARGQKQDKIAALDAGADDYLTKPFGVGELLARLRVALRHAARAAGEPEDPVIVLGELRIDLARRQVFLAETEIHLTPIEFKLLATLAKHAGKVLTHQQLLKEAWGQTHSQESHNLRVHIAQLRRKLEADTARPRYLLTEPGVGYRLRDEGVK
- a CDS encoding DUF2442 domain-containing protein translates to MARIHDIQSVEADENYLYLDVDGKSYRIRWKDCSLRSANANLDQRKRFEVAPSGYGIHWPEIDEDLAISPLLQHAETLGMEILEANSQ
- a CDS encoding helix-turn-helix transcriptional regulator, producing MKNRLRVLRAERDWSQAELAEKLGVSRQTINAIETEKYDPSLPLAFKMARLFGQRIEEIFELAEESSA